A genomic stretch from Perognathus longimembris pacificus isolate PPM17 chromosome 5, ASM2315922v1, whole genome shotgun sequence includes:
- the LOC125351331 gene encoding small ubiquitin-related modifier 2, with protein sequence MADEKPKEGVKTENNDHINLKVAGQDGSVVQFKIKRHTPLSKLMKAYCERQGLSMRQIRFRFDGQPINETDTPAQLEMEDEDTIDVFQQQTGGVY encoded by the coding sequence ATGGCCGACGAAAAGCCCAAGGAAGGAGTCAAGACTGAGAACAACGATCATATTAATTTGAAGGTGGCGGGGCAGGATGGTTCTGTGGTGCAGTTTAAGATTAAGAGGCATACACCACTTAGTAAACTAATGAAAGCCTATTGTGAACGACAGGGTTTATCGATGAGGCAGATCAGATTCCGATTTGATGGGCAGCCAATCAATGAAACAGACACACCTGCACAGTTGGAAATGGAGGATGAAGATACAATTGATGTGTTCCAGCAGCAGACAGGAGGTGTCTACTAA